One window of Elaeis guineensis isolate ETL-2024a chromosome 11, EG11, whole genome shotgun sequence genomic DNA carries:
- the LOC105031970 gene encoding 1-aminocyclopropane-1-carboxylate oxidase homolog 1 translates to MSSDYDRVREIKAFDETKAGVKGLVDAGITKIPPFFFQPPDHFDDIHPADARLQIPVIDLRGVDSGGARREEVVSEVRRVAETLGFFQVVNHGIPAAVLDEMLAGVRSFHEEKAEVKREYYSRDSRKKVSFYSNFDLYQALAANWRDSVFCWMAPEPPEPEELPPACRQITFEYSDHVKSLGNVLLELLSEALGLPSDYLKEMECAKGHALVSNYYPPCPEPHLTLGTSKHSDPDFLTILLQDHVGGLQILHQQHWVDVPPVAGALVVNIGDLLQLISNDRLKSVEHRVLANSVGPRVSVACFFTMHLYPSSRLYGPIKELLSDESPPLYREILLRDFISHYDSKGLDGQSALSYFKLQ, encoded by the exons ATGTCCTCCGACTACGACCGGGTGCGGGAGATCAAAGCCTTCGACGAGACCAAGGCCGGCGTGAAGGGCCTCGTCGACGCTGGCATCACCAAGATCCCTCCTTTCTTCTTCCAACCCCCCGACCACTTCGACGATATCCATCCCGCCGATGCTCGCCTGCAAATCCCCGTCATCGACCTCCGAGGCGTCGACTCCGGTGGCGCCCGGCGGGAGGAGGTGGTCAGCGAGGTGAGACGGGTGGCGGAGACGCTGGGGTTCTTCCAGGTGGTGAACCACGGCATCCCCGCGGCGGTGCTCGACGAAATGCTTGCTGGGGTGCGGAGCTTCCACGAGGAGAAGGCCGAGGTGAAGAGGGAGTACTACTCCCGGGattcgaggaagaaagtgagcttctacagtaatttTGATCTTTATCAGGCGCTGGCGGCGAATTGGAGGGACTCCGTGTTCTGTTGGATGGCGCCGGAGCCCCCGGAGCCGGAGGAGTTGCCCCCTGCCTGCAG ACAAATAACCTTTGAATATTCAGATCATGTCAAGAGCCTGGGAAATGTTTTGTTGGAATTACTATCAGAAGCCCTTGGCCTTCCCTCTGACTACTTGAAAGAAATGGAGTGTGCTAAAGGACATGCCCTTGTTTCAAACTATTATCCACCATGCCCAGAGCCACACCTCACTCTTGGAACAAGCAAGCATTCTGATCCAGACTTCCTTACCATCCTTCTACAAGACCATGTTGGTGGTTTGCAAATACTTCATCAGCAACACTGGGTGGATGTACCCCCTGTGGCAGGAGCTTTGGTAGTGAACATAGGTGACCTTCTACAG TTGATTTCCAATGACAGGCTCAAAAGCGTCGAGCACAGAGTGCTTGCGAACAGTGTAGGCCCAAGAGTTTCAGTTGCATGCTTCTTTACCATGCATCTTTACCCATCCTCAAGGCTCTATGGTCCGATCAAGGAGTTGCTATCTGATGAAAGCCCGCCTTTGTACAGAGAAATCCTACTAAGGGATTTTATCTCACACTATGACTCAAAAGGACTCGATGGGCAATCAGCTTTAAGTTATTTTAAGTTGCAATAA